Proteins encoded by one window of Pecten maximus chromosome 15, xPecMax1.1, whole genome shotgun sequence:
- the LOC117344008 gene encoding secretin receptor-like, with protein sequence MMDQNMTGNYTVTTITHSIGTHREQKLRLLQAETECYEKMFSNETYENPNGGPYCGVAWDTVMCWNATPAGTTAQQRCASYIDGFMKSAFATRYCTENGTWFINPMTNKTWTDFNPCVPLKGLMTIGEHLPRIRLMYNIGYGVSLCSLVIAVFIMLCCRRLNSKSNTLHINLFLAFIFRALMSFLKDSLFVEGLGLEKDIIRGEEGIMFRNDGSMHWECKLLFTLFVYGVLASSMWIFMEALYLHVLVYRTLFTERHGVKMYIILGWILPVVFLIPWVIVRINLEDLLCWNTSPTKEFMWIITGPVILTTVINFIFFINIVRVLFTRVKTNRNVSGARKIRKLAKFIGVLIPLFGVCYIVFAVLFRVELDEDLDIPYLYGEMFYNSFQGFILAILFCFLNEEVHLELQRFWHRYALGRHDSYVYTRTAFMSSWRHGSQVSRIPSNNGQNSDSSVNGRLLWSSRKSSNYNAAVKKGAQSYNTRSSWKRDNTLDSNGSLRTRPGETDCKTCYLGLPQRDSTRQEFIEMR encoded by the exons ACACATTCCATAGGAACGCATAGAGAACAGAAACTCCGCCTTTTGCAGGCTGAGACTGAATGCTACGAGAAGATGTTTAGTAATGAGACTTACGAAAATCCTAATGGAG GTCCTTACTGTGGTGTTGCTTGGGATACCGTCATGTGTTGGAATGCTACCCCCGCCGGGACGACCGCCCAACAGCGTTGTGCTAGCTACATCGACGGCTTTATGAAGTCGG CTTTTGCCACTAGATACTGCACCGAAAATGGAACATGGTTTATCAACCCTATGACGAACAAGACATGGACAGATTTCAATCCATGTGTCCCTCTGAAGGGACTAATGACAATAGGC GAACACCTACCTAGAATCCGTCTGATGTACAACATCGGTTATGGCGTTTCCCTTTGTTCTTTGGTTATTGCCGTCTTTATAATGCTGTGCTGCAG ACGACTAAACTCCAAAAGCAATACCCTACACATCAACCTGTTCCTCGCCTTCATTTTCCGTGCCTTGATGTCGTTCCTTAAGGACAGTTTGTTTGTGGAAGGACTCGGATTGGAGAAGGATATCATCCGCGGAGAGGAGGGTATCATGTTTCGGAATGACGGAAGTATG CATTGGGAGTGTAAACTGCTATTTACCTTGTTCGTGTACGGGGTGCTGGCCTCCAGTATGTGGATCTTCATGGAAGCTTTATATCTACATGTCCTGGTATATAGAACCCTCTTCACGGAAAGACATGGCGTCAAAATGTATATCATCCTCGGATGGA TACTACCGGTCGTCTTCCTCATACCGTGGGTCATTGTGCGGATCAACTTGGAAGATTTACT GTGTTGGAATACCAGTCCTACGAAGGAGTTTATGTGGATAATCACCGGCCCGGTAATCCTAACGACTGTG attaatttcattttcttcataAATATAGTGCGTGTTTTGTTTACTCGAGTTAAGACAAACAGAAATGTATCGGGAGCTCGGAAAATAAG AAAACTCGCCAAGTTCATCGGAGTGCTGATTCCACTGTTTGGagtgtgttacattgtattcgCTGTGCTGTTCAGAGTAGAATTGGACGAAGACTTGGATATACCATATTTGTATGGCGAAATGTTCTACAATTCCTTCCAG GGATTTATTCTTGCAATATTGTTTTGCTTTTTGAATGAAGAG GTCCATCTCGAACTCCAGCGATTCTGGCACAGATATGCACTCGGGCGCCATGATAGTTATGTCTACACCAGAACGGCATTCATGTCGTCATGGCGACATGGATCACAAGTGTCACGTATACCTTCAAATAACGGTCAAAATAGTGACTCATCGGTTAATGGCCGACTCTTGTGGTCTTCACGAAAAAGCAGCAACTACAACGCAGCTGTCAAAAAAGGAGCACAATCATATAACACTAGATCGTCATGGAAACGAGACAATACCCTGGACTCTAACGGATCCCTGAGAACCCGTCCTGGGGAGACGGATTGTAAGACGTGTTATCTTGGACTACCACAAAGAGATTCTACCAGGCAAGAGTTCATTGAAATGAGATGA